A window of Cryptomeria japonica chromosome 3, Sugi_1.0, whole genome shotgun sequence contains these coding sequences:
- the LOC131074434 gene encoding phosphoprotein ECPP44-like, which yields MAETNATEQQDGEISGLSGKKNEEKTNEQQQEDAFPVNPVEEPKHSITLETNKEEQKDRDVSSLPGKENEEETNEQHVNPVHPAAVVEPKQSSDIERKARYRALLKELYLTSSSSSSSDSDEEEGEKEEGKKKKKGPVKNESTEKSFGHPEMKQGEEHQDSN from the exons ATGGCGGAAACAAATGCAACAGAGCAACAAGATGGTGAGATCTCTGGTTTATCtggaaagaaaaatgaagagaaaacaAACGAGCAGCAGCAGGAGGATGCATTTCCTGTGAATCCTGTGGAGGAGCCCAAACACTCAA TAACACTAGAGACAAATAAAGAAGAGCAGAAGGATCGTGATGTCTCTAGTTTGCCTGGTAAGGAGAATGAAGAGGAAACAAACGAACAGCATGTCAACCCTGTTCACCCTGCAGCTGTGGTGGAGCCCAAACAGTCCAGTGATATTGAAAGGAAAGCACGTTACAGGGCTTTGCTTAAAGAACTCTATCTCACAAGCagctcttcttcttcctct GATAGTGATGAGGAAGAGggagaaaaagaagagggaaaaaagaaaaagaaaggcccTGTTAAGAACGAGAGTACAGAAAAGAGTTTTGGACATCCTGAAATGAAGCAAGGAGAAGAACATCAAGACAGTAATTAA